Genomic DNA from Trichoderma asperellum chromosome 5, complete sequence:
ACAGTTTTATTACAATCTGCGTTGTTACAGGGACTTCGTGCTCGGCTGGATTCCTGGACAAGCGTCATAATCCAAACACGCTACAAATAAATTTCACCTCTCAGATAGATCCAGCAGTCAAAGGAAAGCTATTTCTCCGAATGTACAAGCATCCTACACTTAATCTCACGACAGAATATACAAAGATGTCTGTCTCCGAATGGCTCATGAGAAATGACAAGCTCGAAGTTGACGAGTGGGCTCTTGAAAAAGCCCCATGGTTCCAGCGCGGATGGACGTTTCAGGAAAGTCATTTTTCAAAACGCAAACTTCTCATCGGGGATGAAATGGCGTATATGTGGCATGAAGAGAGCATGGTGTCGATGGACGGAACTCGGCACGATAGGTCACAGCTTACTTTGGAAGCTCATAGGAGCATGCGTGACGCTATAGACCAGTGGTATACCATGGTTAGATTCTACGTCCGGAGAAAGCTTTCTTACGAGCGAGACAGATTGCCGGCCTTGTCCGGCCTCGCTAGGGCTTTGGGAACTTCGTTTCCCGATCTAGGGTACCTGGCGGGATTATGGAAAGCCGATCTTCATAGAGGACTGTTCTGGATATCCGGGACCACGCAAAGCTACCGAGAATACGTCAAGCCACTCAAGTATGGATACGTCGCACCTTCATGGAGCTGGGCACGTCGTCCAGGTCCCATCTACTGGTTCTTGGGCGTCCAGTTTTCCGTCGGCGTCAAGTACACGCCGGAATTTGAGCTGCGAGCCGCCAATGTCGTCACGGACAAACTGAACCCTTACGGCCGTGTATTCAGCGCATGCCTAGAAATGAGTGCAAAAATATACAGAATGGTGCCGCTGGGAGTTGATGGAGaggatagcagcagcaggaggaggccGTGTGCAAAAGAAGCTCCTGAAGATGAGAGGCTACATCTGCACACTTACCCGTTTCACTACGTCCTGCGCTCGAAACAGGGCGACTACGTGGCTAATTTGAACTTTGATTGGGATGTTAAAGGTTTTCGTCATGATGGCTATGGGTACCCGGATGCTCCTTTGGATGAGATGCGAATGCTGCTGATTTCGAGTTCTGATCTCAGCGATGGAGATGTACATCGAGATTTGGATAAGGCCCTTTCTGACCAGAGGATGATGGTTGGTCTCCTAGTTATGCCGACTCGGAATGTGGATGAGTTTGTTAGAGTTGGCTTGTGGTATTCTGTGGCGAAAGGGCTCGGTGGTAGCAAGCTGTGGGAAGATATTCAGCCGCAAGTAATCAGACTTGTTTAATTTCCTCGATGGCGTGAAGCCAATAGAAACGAACAAAGAATAATTGACGAATTAAATTAGATATCAGTGTCAATGAAGGCAGGATTGTAGTGCATCTGCGCAATTGTCATTTGTATATGCTATGCTCAatctaatatataaaaggtcACAGTATATCTGTGTATTCTATCATGTTCATGAACGCCtaccatgccatgccatacCATATAAACATCATGCCATCAAAATGAAACGAAAATCATCCATCGCCAGTATAAACATAGGTCTTACTCAATCAACTCATCAA
This window encodes:
- a CDS encoding uncharacterized protein (EggNog:ENOG41) — translated: MTTLDSLYVYLTVEVGGEPVGNYSLHYDIYAEASGIYYLSPDFVKYINTSTIHRRAVNEGLDPCATWFNIQRRPFSNRLLSELAVNRLRELIAQSSSNEMSASDDNAYLPTRLLDVGSTTEPYLRLVSLENYPQLQPAAANAFANRYAAVSYCWGTKEEAEKQLKTTVNTLQQRFSEIDLKSMPHTVADAVRLCRAIGLRYLWIDALCIIQDDDNDWTRESFEMSNIYANSFITICVVTGTSCSAGFLDKRHNPNTLQINFTSQIDPAVKGKLFLRMYKHPTLNLTTEYTKMSVSEWLMRNDKLEVDEWALEKAPWFQRGWTFQESHFSKRKLLIGDEMAYMWHEESMVSMDGTRHDRSQLTLEAHRSMRDAIDQWYTMVRFYVRRKLSYERDRLPALSGLARALGTSFPDLGYLAGLWKADLHRGLFWISGTTQSYREYVKPLKYGYVAPSWSWARRPGPIYWFLGVQFSVGVKYTPEFELRAANVVTDKLNPYGRVFSACLEMSAKIYRMVPLGVDGEDSSSRRRPCAKEAPEDERLHLHTYPFHYVLRSKQGDYVANLNFDWDVKGFRHDGYGYPDAPLDEMRMLLISSSDLSDGDVHRDLDKALSDQRMMVGLLVMPTRNVDEFVRVGLWYSVAKGLGGSKLWEDIQPQVIRLV